A DNA window from Actinomadura coerulea contains the following coding sequences:
- a CDS encoding ATP-binding protein — MFMPEKPQTVETTGSKLTDGAFPAWPLPPGPTAAAVARSIARSVLGELDMPPAAAEDAQTIISELATNAVVHGDRDRAEVWAYLSRHPSPRLTLKVFDAAPWRGAGAADPADAGPPVPGEPASDACGGRGLMLVNALTEEAGGCWGVHPTRGRLGPDPVPGKAVYFTVPLPAASVAVLPPPDPGPLPDRLRELAGARGLRSLVSLGEATVVHFGAGLWVWVKDGALLYELPGRGVIRHPPSDAVEVVEQVVRLSEEGAAGGPAPRSPSWDLC; from the coding sequence ATGTTCATGCCGGAAAAGCCGCAGACGGTGGAGACAACGGGGTCGAAACTGACCGACGGCGCGTTTCCGGCATGGCCCTTACCGCCCGGTCCGACGGCGGCGGCGGTCGCGCGCTCCATCGCCCGGTCGGTGCTCGGCGAGCTGGACATGCCCCCGGCCGCCGCCGAGGACGCGCAGACGATCATCTCCGAGCTCGCCACCAACGCCGTCGTGCACGGCGACCGGGACCGGGCCGAGGTGTGGGCGTACCTCAGCCGCCACCCTTCCCCCCGGCTCACCCTCAAGGTGTTCGACGCCGCGCCCTGGCGGGGGGCCGGCGCCGCGGATCCGGCGGACGCCGGCCCGCCGGTCCCCGGGGAGCCCGCCTCCGACGCCTGCGGCGGCCGCGGGCTGATGCTCGTGAACGCGCTGACCGAGGAGGCCGGCGGCTGCTGGGGCGTGCACCCCACCCGCGGCAGGCTCGGCCCGGACCCGGTGCCCGGCAAGGCCGTCTACTTCACCGTCCCGCTGCCGGCGGCGTCCGTGGCCGTCCTGCCCCCGCCCGACCCGGGCCCGCTGCCCGACCGGCTCCGCGAGCTCGCGGGGGCGCGCGGCCTGCGGTCCCTCGTCTCGCTCGGCGAGGCGACGGTGGTGCACTTCGGGGCCGGGCTGTGGGTCTGGGTGAAGGACGGGGCGCTGCTGTACGAGCTGCCGGGGCGGGGCGTCATCCGGCACCCGCCCTCGGACGCGGTCGAGGTCGTCGAGCAGGTGGTCCGGCTGAGCGAGGAGGGCGCGGCTGGCGGCCCCGCCCCGCGCTCGCCGTCGTGGGACCTGTGCTGA
- a CDS encoding GntR family transcriptional regulator encodes MDPVADAMVGLPDLGGQSSLRGQVADALRKALATGTLRSGVVYSAPTLADEFGISPTPVREAMIDLVRDGLFEAVRNRGFRVVRPSARDLAELTEIRELVEVPAVVRLAGAVPEAVRPRLRALAEEALAAAREGDPVGFLDADHRFHSELLGLTGNRTLVRTVLDLRGRSQMHGLARPAATETLAASAEEHLALLDALVAGDAEKARELMTRHLDHVRGDQR; translated from the coding sequence ATGGATCCGGTGGCCGATGCCATGGTCGGGCTGCCTGACCTCGGCGGCCAGAGCAGCCTGCGCGGTCAGGTGGCCGACGCGCTGCGCAAGGCGCTGGCGACGGGCACGCTGCGGTCGGGCGTCGTGTACTCCGCCCCGACCCTCGCCGACGAGTTCGGGATCTCCCCCACCCCGGTCCGCGAAGCCATGATCGACCTGGTTCGGGACGGCCTGTTCGAGGCCGTGCGCAACCGGGGCTTCCGCGTCGTGCGGCCCTCGGCCCGCGACCTCGCCGAACTCACCGAGATCAGGGAACTGGTCGAGGTCCCCGCCGTCGTGCGGCTGGCCGGCGCCGTTCCCGAGGCGGTCCGTCCGCGCCTGCGGGCCCTCGCCGAGGAGGCGCTCGCGGCGGCCCGGGAAGGCGACCCGGTCGGTTTCCTCGACGCCGACCACCGCTTCCACTCCGAACTGCTCGGGCTCACCGGCAACCGGACGCTCGTCCGGACGGTCCTGGACCTGCGCGGCCGCTCGCAGATGCACGGCCTCGCGCGTCCCGCCGCCACCGAGACGCTGGCGGCGTCGGCGGAGGAGCACCTCGCGCTGCTGGACGCGCTCGTCGCCGGTGACGCGGAGAAGGCGCGGGAGCTCATGACGCGCCACCTCGACCACGTGCGGGGCGACCAACGCTGA
- a CDS encoding aminopeptidase P family protein, giving the protein MDDPAAGRFATGSHDLPVSETLASFMTRDWAPSGKPLPVRRSVAPYAEKRRAALSALFPGERLVLPAGPPKVRSNDTDYRYRVHTAYAHLTGDTGADTGTGAVLVLEPAGTGHDAVLYHRPRSSRDDAGFFRDRRHGEFWVGPRASLAETEERLGLACAPLDDLAGALGGQVPTRVIRGVDPEVDRAVPARAPGPDAELAACAAELRLVKDDWEIAQLQAAVDHTVDGFTAVAAGLARVTGMPRGERWAEGTFERVARVKGNGVGYDTIAAAGAHACVLHWTRNDGTLRLGEMLLLDAGVETDTLYTADITRTLPISGWFTPRQRQVYDLVYHAQEAGLAAVRPGARFRDFHMAAMRVIAEGLQDWGVLRSAEDALDPESGIYRRYTLCSSGHMLGLDVHDCSAARASQYLDGELRPGHVLTVEPGLYLQPDDLTLPPELRGIGVRIEDDVLVTETGARLMSSALPRHPEEIETWMQSLKD; this is encoded by the coding sequence ATGGACGACCCTGCAGCCGGCCGCTTCGCGACGGGCAGCCACGACCTGCCCGTCTCCGAGACCCTCGCCTCCTTCATGACCCGGGACTGGGCCCCGAGCGGGAAACCGCTCCCCGTGCGCCGGTCCGTGGCGCCGTACGCGGAGAAACGCCGCGCGGCCCTGTCGGCCCTGTTCCCCGGCGAACGCCTCGTCCTGCCCGCCGGGCCGCCGAAGGTGCGCAGCAACGACACCGACTACCGCTACCGCGTCCACACCGCCTACGCCCATCTCACCGGGGACACCGGCGCCGACACCGGAACCGGCGCGGTCCTGGTGCTGGAACCGGCCGGTACGGGCCACGACGCCGTCCTCTACCACCGGCCCCGGTCCTCGCGGGACGACGCGGGCTTCTTCCGCGACCGCCGGCACGGGGAGTTCTGGGTCGGCCCCCGCGCCTCCCTGGCCGAGACCGAGGAGAGGCTCGGGCTCGCCTGCGCGCCACTGGACGACCTGGCCGGCGCGCTCGGCGGCCAGGTCCCGACCCGGGTGATCCGGGGCGTGGACCCGGAGGTCGACCGGGCCGTCCCGGCACGCGCCCCAGGGCCCGACGCCGAGCTGGCCGCCTGCGCCGCGGAGCTCCGCCTGGTCAAGGACGACTGGGAGATCGCCCAGCTCCAGGCCGCCGTCGACCACACGGTGGACGGCTTCACCGCGGTCGCCGCCGGGCTGGCGCGCGTCACCGGGATGCCGCGCGGCGAGCGGTGGGCGGAGGGCACCTTCGAGCGCGTCGCGCGCGTCAAGGGCAACGGCGTCGGTTACGACACCATCGCCGCGGCGGGGGCGCACGCCTGCGTCCTGCACTGGACGCGCAACGACGGGACGCTGCGGCTCGGCGAGATGCTCCTGCTCGACGCCGGGGTCGAGACCGACACCCTCTACACCGCCGACATCACCCGCACCCTCCCGATCAGCGGGTGGTTCACCCCGCGCCAGCGGCAGGTCTACGACCTCGTCTACCACGCGCAGGAGGCGGGGCTGGCGGCCGTCCGCCCGGGCGCCCGCTTCCGCGACTTCCACATGGCCGCGATGCGCGTCATCGCCGAAGGACTCCAGGACTGGGGCGTGCTGCGCAGCGCGGAGGACGCTCTCGATCCCGAGTCGGGCATCTACCGCCGCTACACGCTCTGCAGCAGCGGGCACATGCTCGGCCTGGACGTCCACGACTGCTCGGCGGCGCGGGCGTCCCAGTACCTGGACGGGGAACTGCGCCCCGGCCACGTCCTGACCGTGGAGCCGGGCCTCTACCTCCAGCCCGACGACCTGACGCTGCCCCCGGAACTGCGCGGCATCGGCGTGCGCATCGAGGACGACGTCCTCGTCACCGAGACCGGCGCCCGGCTGATGTCCTCCGCCCTTCCCCGCCACCCCGAGGAGATCGAGACGTGGATGCAGTCCCTGAAGGACTGA
- a CDS encoding S1 family peptidase, with the protein MVRPKRRRAAAAVAVAAALTAASLAAPARADAPDGRGAPPAPSPHASSRTQTQQEAKETLVKQIAKDHGVPAAEAARRADRQPAQFGLAARLGKDLGAAYGGAWIDQGRGGELTVGVTEAAAAAKVRSKAESAGLGTTRTKRVRYGFGHLRQVSASLAKRVAAANKGAASGLQTGIVTSGNTVRLSSLRGAALTPAQRGVISWARRTFGGAVQVSTYARKSVPRYCYDDYSCDPPLRSGLAIFTGGARCTSAFMTYSGSRYYMLTAGHCAELGYWWDVSTYSYGYQNVGGAADYTFGWYGDYAAVSVDDPGWWQPRGWVLPQTSVYGSEGDYVGGYVCKQGSTTGYTCGSITEVDATVSYPDRTLSGMTWSTACDGPGDSGSGVFDGHYAHGILSGGPDSGCGMIHEPIGRALSGLGVSLLRG; encoded by the coding sequence ATGGTCCGCCCGAAACGCAGAAGGGCAGCCGCGGCCGTCGCCGTGGCCGCCGCCCTGACCGCGGCCTCACTGGCGGCGCCGGCCCGCGCCGACGCCCCCGATGGCCGTGGCGCGCCCCCCGCCCCCTCCCCGCACGCCAGCTCCCGGACCCAGACCCAGCAGGAGGCCAAGGAGACACTCGTCAAGCAGATCGCGAAGGACCACGGTGTCCCGGCGGCCGAGGCGGCCCGCCGGGCCGACCGGCAGCCCGCGCAGTTCGGGCTCGCGGCCCGGCTCGGCAAGGACCTGGGCGCCGCGTACGGCGGCGCCTGGATCGACCAGGGGCGCGGCGGCGAGCTCACCGTCGGCGTCACCGAGGCCGCCGCGGCGGCCAAGGTGCGGTCCAAGGCCGAGAGCGCCGGGTTGGGCACCACCAGGACGAAGAGGGTCCGGTACGGCTTCGGGCACCTCCGGCAGGTGTCCGCCTCCCTGGCCAAGCGGGTCGCCGCCGCTAACAAGGGGGCCGCGAGCGGCCTGCAGACCGGCATCGTCACGTCCGGCAACACCGTGAGGCTGAGCAGCCTCAGGGGCGCCGCGCTGACCCCGGCCCAGCGCGGCGTCATCAGCTGGGCGCGGCGGACGTTCGGCGGCGCCGTCCAGGTGTCGACCTACGCCCGCAAGTCGGTGCCCCGCTACTGCTACGACGACTACAGCTGCGACCCGCCGCTACGGTCCGGTCTGGCCATCTTCACCGGCGGGGCGCGCTGCACCAGCGCGTTCATGACCTACTCGGGCAGCCGGTACTACATGCTCACGGCGGGCCACTGCGCCGAGCTCGGCTACTGGTGGGACGTGTCGACCTACAGCTACGGCTACCAGAACGTGGGAGGCGCCGCGGACTACACCTTCGGCTGGTACGGCGACTACGCCGCGGTCTCGGTCGACGATCCGGGCTGGTGGCAGCCCCGGGGCTGGGTGCTCCCCCAGACGTCCGTCTACGGAAGCGAAGGCGACTACGTCGGCGGATACGTCTGCAAGCAGGGCTCGACGACCGGCTACACCTGCGGGTCGATCACCGAGGTCGACGCCACCGTCTCCTACCCGGACCGGACGCTGTCCGGCATGACCTGGAGCACCGCGTGCGACGGGCCCGGTGACAGCGGCAGCGGCGTCTTCGACGGACACTACGCCCACGGCATCCTGAGCGGTGGTCCCGACTCGGGATGCGGAATGATCCACGAGCCCATCGGCCGGGCCCTGTCCGGTCTGGGGGTGTCCCTGCTCCGCGGCTGA
- a CDS encoding LysR family transcriptional regulator has protein sequence MDLDISHLRMVCAMAETGSVTRAAARMGMSQPAMSNQLRRVEEIVGGALFTRSRSGLEPTPLGGQVISRARTILSEMDTLFGDLRGPRGPQETLGLGCVHLACVGSIVARVGEALPGREVSLRIEPSSALLGDALARGHLDAALIGLMEGFDIPIAAPVVSRTLVPRYPIFVTLSENHPLAGRDEIDLSDLRDEAWIAPPGADDGSLSSLRASCRAAGFEPIVRYEAPSGAACPLVAAGHGVRMVDPSWPPHPGTVVRPLAGEPQVARLIVAWRRDRLGEEEAAALYRGLAAAYLEHTDSHPTFEAWWRAHPQVHPLL, from the coding sequence ATGGATCTCGACATCAGTCACCTTCGGATGGTGTGCGCGATGGCGGAGACCGGGAGCGTCACCCGTGCGGCGGCCCGGATGGGAATGTCCCAGCCCGCGATGTCGAACCAGCTCCGCCGGGTCGAGGAGATCGTCGGCGGAGCGCTGTTCACCCGCAGCCGGTCCGGTCTGGAGCCGACGCCGCTCGGCGGCCAGGTCATCAGCCGGGCGCGGACGATCCTGTCCGAGATGGACACCCTGTTCGGCGACCTGCGCGGACCGCGCGGCCCGCAGGAGACCCTCGGCCTCGGATGCGTCCACCTCGCCTGCGTCGGGAGCATCGTCGCGCGGGTGGGCGAGGCCCTGCCCGGCCGCGAGGTCTCGCTGCGCATCGAGCCCTCGTCCGCCCTGCTCGGCGACGCCCTCGCCCGCGGCCATCTCGACGCCGCGCTGATCGGGCTCATGGAGGGCTTCGACATCCCGATCGCGGCGCCCGTGGTCAGCCGCACCCTGGTGCCGCGCTACCCGATATTCGTCACCCTCTCCGAGAACCACCCGCTCGCCGGCAGGGACGAGATCGACCTGTCCGACCTGCGGGACGAGGCGTGGATCGCCCCGCCGGGCGCCGACGACGGCTCGCTGTCCTCCCTGCGGGCCTCCTGCCGCGCCGCCGGCTTCGAGCCCATCGTGCGCTACGAGGCGCCGAGCGGGGCGGCGTGCCCGCTGGTCGCGGCAGGGCACGGCGTCCGGATGGTGGACCCGTCCTGGCCGCCGCACCCGGGCACGGTCGTGCGGCCCCTGGCCGGAGAACCGCAGGTCGCCAGGCTCATCGTCGCCTGGCGGCGGGACCGCCTGGGCGAGGAGGAGGCCGCGGCCCTCTACCGGGGCCTCGCGGCCGCCTACCTGGAGCACACCGACAGCCATCCGACCTTCGAGGCCTGGTGGCGCGCCCACCCCCAGGTGCACCCGCTGCTGTGA
- a CDS encoding GntR family transcriptional regulator: MTPNLPSLGPRKSVRVQIAHALRASIVSGGMRSGVVYSAPAIAERFGVSPTPVREAMIDLAREGLVEVVRNKGFRVPELSDHELDEITDVRSLIEIPVAVGLARAGMAARVRALRPLAEAIVAAAERRDVVAYIDADHRFHLALLGLGGNDQLVRLVSELRYKSRLYGVPRLAERGELEPSAREHEDLIEAVANGDAQGTEALMRHHLRHVRGIWADRPEGR; the protein is encoded by the coding sequence ATGACGCCGAACCTGCCCTCGCTCGGCCCGAGGAAGAGCGTGCGGGTCCAGATCGCCCACGCGCTGCGCGCGTCGATCGTCAGCGGCGGCATGCGCTCGGGCGTCGTGTACTCCGCCCCGGCCATCGCCGAGCGGTTCGGCGTCTCCCCGACGCCCGTCCGGGAGGCCATGATCGACCTGGCCCGGGAGGGGCTGGTCGAGGTCGTCCGCAACAAGGGCTTCCGGGTCCCCGAGCTGTCCGACCACGAGCTGGACGAGATCACCGACGTCCGGTCCCTGATCGAGATCCCCGTCGCCGTGGGGCTCGCGCGGGCCGGCATGGCCGCGCGGGTCCGCGCGCTGCGGCCGCTGGCCGAGGCGATCGTGGCGGCGGCCGAGCGGCGCGACGTCGTCGCCTACATCGACGCCGACCACCGCTTCCACCTCGCGCTGCTCGGGCTCGGCGGCAACGACCAGCTCGTCCGGCTGGTGAGCGAGCTGCGGTACAAGTCCCGCCTCTACGGGGTGCCGCGACTGGCGGAGCGGGGCGAGCTCGAACCGTCCGCGCGCGAGCACGAGGACCTGATCGAGGCGGTGGCGAACGGCGACGCTCAGGGCACCGAGGCGCTGATGCGCCACCACCTCCGGCATGTCCGGGGCATCTGGGCGGACCGGCCCGAGGGGCGGTGA